In one Myripristis murdjan chromosome 5, fMyrMur1.1, whole genome shotgun sequence genomic region, the following are encoded:
- the cand2 gene encoding cullin-associated NEDD8-dissociated protein 2, whose amino-acid sequence MSNVSYHISNLLEKMTSTDKDFRFMATNDLMLELQKDSIKLDEDSERKVVTMLLKLLEDKNGEVQNLAVKCLAPLVSKVKEYQVETMVDTLCSNMMSDKEQLRDISSMGLKTVIAELPPSSSGLTLTTSVCKKITSQLIGAMGKHEDVSVQLEALDILSDMLGRLCGALVSFHSSLLSSLLPQLTSPRMAVRKRSILALGQLVPCCSPALFSQLTEHLLAELAKGPPTSMTRTYIQCLATISRQGGHRVGEHLEKLIPMVVKFTSVEDDELREYCFQAFEAFIRRCPKEMSPHVATVIQLCQKFMTFDPNYNYDDEEEEEEDSMDIEDGLDQESDDEYSDDDDMSWKVRRSSIKCLEALIATRRDLLLSFYSSICPALLSRFKEREENVRADIFAAFVTLLRQTRAGSSPHLITTGSDQGANREEEPAVAMLKKQVSVIVKALHRQLKDKSIKSRQGCFCLLTELAHTVPGALEQHIPALIPGIVFSLTDKASSSTMRIDALSFLHVLLLSHPPQTFQPHMQVLVPPVVGCVDDSFYKITSEALLVTQQLVRVMRPLEQSGPAGGFDVKPFVKQVFSGTLKRLKATDIDQEVKERAISCMGHMVCHLGDHLGAELQGVLAIFLERMKNEITRLTAVRTITLISASPLKIDLSSILPEALSVLGSFLRKNQRALKLGTLACLTALVTHHTAGIKPAMLEPVLNELPALVDESDMHVSQVSITLLTCVAKACPSSLAKIGSSVLPGVLGLVHSPLLQGGALVAILDFLQALVLSKTSNLGYSQLLKSLTGPFHSSQSHPDSPAPHRQSYHSVARCVAALSAACPKEAPGMVTGLIQEVKNPGSPESARVLALLCLGEVGRSGSLGGSKEVQGVILEAFSSTSEEVKTAASCALGSMAVGSLTDYLPFLLKEISSQPKRQYLLLHSLKEVISACPASSLSPHVESIWALLFQNCQCQEEGTRNLVAECLGKLTIVNPAQLLPRLKQQLNAGSPLARSTVVTAVKFTIVDQPAPIDTLLKDCIGDFLKTLQDEDINVRRVALVMFNSAAHNKPSLIRGLLATVLPRLYKETQIRKDLIREVEMGPFKHTVDDGLDVRKAAFECMYTLLDSCLDGLDILLFLDHVEEGLKDHYDIRMLTFLMLARLASLCPGAVLQRLDRLVEPLKATCTTKVKAGSVKQEFEKQEELRRSAMRAVAALLAVPEVERSPSMADFANQIRTNADMASIYQSVQGGEGGGLGPVESMDTS is encoded by the exons ATGTCGAATGTATCTTACCACATCTCCAACCTGTTGGAGAAAATGACGTCCACTGACAAAGACTTTAG gttcATGGCCACTAATGACCTGATGCTGGAGCTGCAGAAGGACAGTATTAAACTGGACGAGGATAGTGAAAGGAAGGTGGTGACCATGCTGCTCAAACTGTTGGAGGACAAGAATGGAGAGGTGCAGAACCTGGCTGTGAaatg ccTGGCTCCTCTGGTGAGCAAGGTGAAGGAGTACCAGGTGGAGACGATGGTGGACACCCTGTGCTCCAACATGATGTCAGACAAGGAGCAGCTGAGGGACATTTCCAGCATGGGACTGAAGACTGTCATCGCTGAACTGCCGCCGTCTTCATCAG GTTTGACCCTGACAACCAGTGTGTGTAAGAAGATTACATCCCAGCTGATTGGTGCCATGGGGAAACATGAAGATGTGTCAGTGCAGCTGGAGGCCCTGGACATTTTATCGGATATGTTGGGAAG GTTGTGTGGCGCGCTGGTCAGTTTCCAcagctctctgctctccagCCTGCTGCCTCAG TTAACCAGTCCAAGAATGGCGGTCAGGAAGCGCTCCATCTTGGCCCTGGGCCAGCTGGTGCCCTGCTGTAGCCCCGCCCTCTTCTCCCAGCTTACTGAACACCTATTGGCTGAACTGGCCAAGGGGCCCCCCACCTCAATGACGAGGACATACATCCAGTGTCTGGCAACCATCAGCCGGCAGGGTGGCCACCGCGTTG GTGAACATTTAGAGAAGCTGATTCCAATGGTGGTGAAGTTCACCAGTGTAGAGGATGATGAACTGAGAGAATACTGCTTCCAAGCCTTTGAAGCCTTCATACGCag gtgtccAAAGGAGATGTCACCCCATGTTGCCACGGTAATACAGCTGTGTCAGAAattcatgacctttgaccctaaCTATAActatgatgatgaagaggaggaggaggaagatagCATGGACATAGAGGATGGGCTGGACCaag AATCCGATGATGAgtacagtgatgatgatgacatgagCTGGAAGGTGCGGCGCTCCTCCATTAAATGCCTGGAGGCGTTGATCGCCACGCGCCGGGACCTCCTGCTCTCCTTCTACTCCTCCATCTGCCCTGCCCTTCTCTCCCGCTTCAAGGAGCGAGAGGAGAACGTACGAGCAGACATCTTTGCGGCATTCGTGACGCTGCTGAGACAAACGCGGGCTGGTTCGAGTCCCCACCTGATCACGACGGGTTCAGACCAGGGGGCGAACAGGGAGGAGGAGCCGGCAGTCGCAATGCTAAAGAAGCAG GTGTCGGTGATAGTGAAGGCTCTCCACAGACAGCTGAAAGACAAGAGTATTAAATCTAGACAGGGCTGCTTCTGTCTCCTCACTGAACTGGCACACACAGTGCCTGGAGCCCTGGAGCAGCACATACCTGCACTGatacctg GCATTGTCTTCTCCCTGACAGATAAGGCCTCTTCCTCTACCATGAGGATTgatgctctctctttcctccatgtcctccttctctcccacCCTCCCCAAACCTTCCAGCCACACATGCAG GTGCTTGTGCCCCCAGTGGTGGGCTGTGTGGATGACAGTTTCTATAAGATCACATCGGAGGCCCTGTTGGTCACCCAGCAGCTGGTCAGGGTGATGAGGCCGCTAGAACAGAGCGGCCCTGCTGGAGGATTTGATGTCAAACCCTTTGTTAAGCAG GTGTTTTCCGGGACCCTGAAGAGGTTGAAAGCCACAGACATTGACCaggaggtgaaagagagagccATTTCCTGTATGGGTCACATGGTGTGTCACCTAGGCGACCATCTGGGGGCGGAGCTCCAGGGCGTGTTGGCGATCTTCCTGGAGAGGATGAAGAATGAGATCACCAGACTGACAGCAGTCCGAACCATCACACTCATTTCAGCCTCTCCCTTAAAG ATTGACTTGTCCTCCATCCTGCCTGAAGCTCTATCTGTGCTCGGCTCTTTCTTGAGGAAGAACCAGCGAGCTCTGAAGCTCGGCACCCTGGCCTGTCTGACGGCGCTGGTCACCCATCACACTGCCGGCATCAAACCCGCAATGTTGGAGCCTGTGCTGAATGAGCTTCCAGCCCTGGTGGATGAAAGTGACATGCATGTATCGCAG GTATCCATCACCTTGCTGACTTGTGTGGCCAAAGCCTGCCCCTCCTCTCTGGCTAAGATTGGCTCATCTGTGCTACCAGGAGTGTTGGGACTAGTCCATTCTCCACTGCTCCAGGGGGGTGCCCTGGTAGCCATATTGGACTTCCTCCAGGCGTTGGTGCTTTCCAAAACCAGTAACCTGGGATACAG tcagctgctgaagtcTCTGACAGGGCCATTCCACAGTTCCCAGTCCCATCCGGACAGTCCTGCCCCTCACAGGCAGTCCTACCACTCTGTGGCCCGATGTGTGGCTGCTCTGTCTGCTGCCTGCCCCAAAGAAGCACCAGGCATGGTGACTGGCCTCATTCAGGAG GTGAAGAATCCTGGCTCTCCGGAGTCAGCTCGTGTCCTGGCCCTGTTGTGTTTGGGTGAGGTTGGGAGGAGCGGCAGTCTGGGAGGCAGTAAGGAGGTGCAGGGAGTCATTCTTGAGGCTTTCTCATCCACCAGCGAAGAG GTGAAGACGGCTGCGTCCTGTGCTTTGGGCAGCATGGCAGTCGGCAGCCTAACTGACTACCTGCCCTTCCTGCTGAAGGAGATCTCCTCCCAGCCAAAAAGACAGTACCTGCTACTACACTCCCTCAAAGAAGTCATCag TGCCTGTCCAGCCTCTAGTCTCTCACCCCATGTGGAGTCTATTTGGGCCTTGCTGTTTCAGAACTGCCAGTGTCAGGAGGAGGGCACCAGGAACCTGGTGGCCGAATGTCTAGGAAAACTGACCATAGTCAACCCTGCACAGCTCCTCCCCAGGCTTAAACAACAGCTTAATGCTG GCTCTCCTCTGGCCCGCAGCACAGTTGTGACAGCAGTGAAGTTCACTATTGTTGACCAGCCTGCTCCCATTGACACACTGCTAAAAGACTGCATAg GTGACTTCCTGAAGACGCTGCAGGACGAGGACATCAACGTGCGCCGTGTCGCCTTGGTGATGTTCAACTCGGCAGCCCATAATAAGCCATCCCTGATCCGTGGTCTCCTAGCAACGGTGCTGCCACGCCTCTATAAGGAGACGCAGATCAGAAAGGACCTCATCAGAGAA gtggaGATGGGTCCATTTAAACACACTGTAGATGACGGTTTGGATGTGCGTAAAGCAGCGTTTGAGTGTATGTACACCCTGCTGGACAGCTGTCTGGACGGGCTGGACATCCTGCTGTTCCTCGACCATGTAGAGGAGGGACTGAAAGACCACTATGACATCAGG atgttgaCCTTCCTGATGCTAGCTAGACTGGCTTCTCTGTGTCCTGGTGCCGTTCTCCAAAGACTGGACAGACTGGTGGAGCCACTTAAAGCTACCTGCACTACCAAG gtGAAAGCTGGTTCTGTGAAGCAGGAGTTTGAGAAACAGGAGGAGCTGCGGCGGTCTGCCATGCGTGCTGTCGCCGCCCTGCTGGCCGTGCCCGAGGTGGAGAGGAGCCCCAGCATGGCCGACTTCGCCAACCAGATCAGAACCAACGCAGACATGGCGTCCATCTACCAGAGCGtccagggaggggagggaggaggcttAGGGCCCGTCGAGAGCATGGATACCAGCTAG